One window of the Vannielia litorea genome contains the following:
- the rpsJ gene encoding 30S ribosomal protein S10, which translates to MQSQNIRIRLKAFDYRVLDASTQEIVNTAKRTGAQVRGPIPLPNKIEKFTVLRGPHIDKKSRDQWEIRTHKRLLDIIDPTPQTVDALMKLDLAAGVDVQISV; encoded by the coding sequence ATTCAAAGCCAGAATATCCGTATCCGCCTGAAGGCGTTCGATTACCGCGTGCTGGACGCCAGCACCCAGGAAATCGTCAACACCGCCAAGCGGACCGGCGCGCAGGTGCGCGGGCCCATCCCGCTGCCGAACAAGATCGAGAAGTTCACCGTTCTGCGCGGCCCGCACATCGACAAGAAGAGCCGTGACCAGTGGGAGATCCGCACCCATAAGCGTCTGCTCGACATCATCGACCCCACCCCGCAGACCGTGGACGCGCTCATGAAGCTCGACCTCGC